In Haliotis asinina isolate JCU_RB_2024 chromosome 15, JCU_Hal_asi_v2, whole genome shotgun sequence, the sequence TCTAACCTGCTGAATCTCATTCAGAGAACACATCGCAATTCTAGGATTTTGGACTCAAGGGAATTAACTACAACGTAAGTTCATTTTCCCTTAGGGTTCTGACTACTTCCTGTCTCGGCGACAACGGTACGGCAACGTATACAAGACACATCTTATGGGACAACCCACTATCAGAATCACCGGAGCTGATAATTTACGCCATATTTTGGTGGGTGAACACGAGAATCTTGAGAGTTGTCAGCCAAGGTCAGTCAAACGTCTGTTCGGGCAAGGTGGAGTAATAAATGCAAGTCCTGACAGCCACAAGATCAGGAAGAAGATACTTCTCCGTGCTCTAGCTCCTGCAGCTATACAAAGACATGTCCCAAGGATTCAAAACCTCGTTAGAAACCATATTTTGGACTGGTGCAGCAAGGGGGAACAATTCGGAACAGATATTTGCAAACGCTTGGCAATGTCACTTGCTGCGAACATCCTAATTGGATTTGATGTTGATGATCAGAGCCTGCAGTCAATAATCAACTCATTTAAGACTTTCACCGGCAACTTGTTTTCACTGCCATGGCAATTGCCTGGATCAGGATTGACCAAGGTATGTATGAAGTACCTTACACTCCCCAACCATTCACCAAAATAACTAAGCATTTGACACTGGTTATTTAGTATCCTTCAGAATCCCAGTAGCGTAGTGAGGAAATACCGTGCCACAGCAATGCAGTGAATACATGTCGGAATGTTGTGCTAGACAGGAAAGTCCTATGTTCCGATACATACACATTGCTGGTTTGCATATGTAATGAAAACTCCATCCGTTTGTTATCAATGATGTTCGCCTGAACCTTTCTCATTTATAAAGGGTCTAAAAGCACGACAACAGCTCATAACGGAAATCAAGAAAAGACTTCACACGGAGACACAACAATGGTCCCTCCTTGATGAACTGAAGAATCTCGATAAAACGACTACCTCACTCACAGCAGACGAAATGgcagacaaagtcttagaacTATGGTTTGCAGGAAATGATACCAGTTCCAGCACGACAAATTCAACACTACTGGCTTTAGGTAAAGATGAAGGAGTTCGAAAGCAAATCGAAGAAGAACTCGAAGAGAATGGATTGTTGAGTTCTGACGAGGAGCTGACTTTTGACAGTTTAAAGAAGCTTACCTACGTTGGTCACGTGGTGAAGGAGGTGCTCCGAGTGTATCCGCCTGTTGGTGGTGGATTCAGGAAGGTCAAGAAAACAATGGAGATTGAGGTAAACGTTTACTATTCGATCACTTGTTCATATGATACAAGAAATTCGTGACACATAAAATCTTATGAAGACAAAGCTGTAAACACGACGATGTTTGCGATATTCATACGACTGAACGAGATTGTGAAATACCACATAGATTCTTTGAGTCAAAATATCCTTATACGTTTCATCTACACAAATCCACATTTTGGTAAGACCTAAGTCAGAATCTACCGTTTTCCTCAATACGTAAAGCTTGATAGTCATATTTATATCACGACTAACTTTGATATGCAGTCCTACAATCTTCCTATGTTCCATCCACAGGGCTACCAGATTCCAGAAGGCTGGCATGTGATCTACAGCATCCGAGACACACATCAAACAACCAAACTCTTTGACGACAAAGAGGAATTCAAACCTGAACGCTGGAGTGAAATGGACGAAAAGATAGGTGTGAGTGGCCAAAGGTTCCACTACATTCCTTTTGGAGCAGGTGCTCGTGCATGTCCAGGTGATAAGTTTGCCATGATGTTTCTGAAAATCTTCATTGTGGAACTCATCAGGACATGTACATGGGAACTCAAGAACAGAAATCCTAAGATTACCTACATCCCAGTAGCAAAGCCCATAGATAACCTCCCTGTGACCTTTCACCTTCGTAACGATGTTAAAAAGAATGTACATCAAAACGTCTAAATGTCCTTCAGTGGACAACCTTGGGTACCCTTGACAATTCACAGCTGGAACGGAGTAAAAGGCTTTTGAATTTGACATCTAAAGTTGCTGATGATGTCAAGAAAGTGCAAGCCATCAGGATGCTGCAACCGCATATTTTATAGCtgacactcctcccaaaacgtTATCGATGAGGTAGATTGTTGGACACATTTTGCGTTAACACAAGATATTAATGGACTTGGTGATGCAACGAGGTGGACCATTTAGGGAGTGTTGAATAATTTGTGGGGTTTTACTCGAACTACAGAAAAAGGTTATCAGTACCACAGTCTAGCTCTCCGGCAGCTTTCCTTTCACATCAGTGATTAAGGGTGCGTATTTCCAACGTACCACACCATCCATAATACCAAAGGAAACATATATCAGTCGCATCAAGTGAATATGCCGGGATCTTCCAGAGAAATTGGATAGTCATGTCTCTAGAATGTATGATTGATTTCTCTTGTTTCAAGTTTGCATCTATGGACAGTTGCCAATGCCTAGTTTAGTCAGCTTTCCTGCAGCATCATTGATTAAGGGGATGGTATTTCCAACAAACCACGATCTTCAGAAATTAAAATAATATACAATGTATCAGTAGTTATCAAGCGATTGTGTTAAGAACAATTGATAAGTGATCATTgatttgctttttgtttgttcGTGTCAATGTCACCGCCGTGTTCCATCTTGTTGGTAATTGATTAGCGTCCGGCATGCTTAAGTCCACATCCTGTGATAACCTACAGAAACAGTTTGCCAGTTGTCATATGCCCTGATGATCATGTTACCATGGAGATACTCTTGATATACACTGATAGCAAGAGTAGATGTACACTATTTATATGTCGTGCATATATACGACGGCATACACTACCACGCAGTGTCCTGTTTTTGACATGTTGGtgcaaaacatgtttacttgtttcattgctaaaatggatagaattctCCTTAAAACGCCAGAACTTGACAATGCCCGCTAACATGCTTGACGATGGGCCATTATCAAGTatcgttgttaggtgacgtcataagtagctcatcTCGTTTTAACTTGGGGTCAGTGTTGCGCTATTTCTGACttacattcgtcacatgtacgTGTGCCATTTTGCGCGTCCTTGCCGGTGCCACCCATAGCAgttgtaccataaattacaacatacaccaacGAAAACATCTACTTGAACTCGTTGTTGAGCGCTGCAAAGGAAAAggaaattctatccattttagctgcAATAACGGTAACCACTATTTTTCAgcgcattatcatttgcagaagccctcggtcttttcagGTAATGAAAGACTTCGGGCGTCTACAAATAATAATGCCGTGAAAAATAGTGCTACATCACTGAAAGAACATCACTGCTACATCACCCTGATAACATCACTGAAAGAACTTCTGTCTTGTGTAAAAAGACCCTAACTTTTGTGTAGTGAATAGTTATTTCTGTAATGATGATACATCATTGAATGGTTGAAATaaacttttgaactttttgtcgTTTAGTTTCTGTATTAGTGTTTTAGTCAGCGAATGACTATAACATTTTAGCTTCACTGTAAAGTTTGGCTATACCTCAAAAAGTGAGCAATCATATTATCAGACAACAAACGTGTGAGCTGATCCCCATATTGATTCCAAACTAATGCATACATAAATTTCAAACTTTCCATTCCAAATATGAGCTTACAATGTACCCCATCGGAGAGGATGGTACACTATAAACCATGTTACACCGTCTGATCACCCAAATCACGTTGTTGCCTCTGGCAACTCTTCCACGTCCACcaaatatctgtatatatcaCGCAGCTATTGTGACAACCTGTCGAAAGAATTTGTCAGTTTTTATGTGCTGGTAGACACCCATGCCATGTATGTTCATGGTGGTAAAAGAGTAGAATTACAATTATAGTTATGCCAATCTGCATTCCAGATCGATGTTTCTCCACGCATGTTGCGGAGCTGTTCCACTTGGTCTTGCATGAGGCTTCAGTCGGACGGTGTTTTTGTGaagggccttcagcaacctatgcttgccataaaaggcgactgtgcgtgtcgtaagaggcgactcattTCTTCGTTCATGCGTTGGTATTTGGCATTTTCGGCCAACACCAGACAGAAAACTGCCATGCACATTCAATATGTCTAAGGACACACCCAAGTACACACCGGGAGTGATTTGTCCTAAATGCGATAACGTCACTGCTACCGATGTCACGCAGATGAAGATCATGAAGGACGCCAAGGATGGTTCCCACTTCGAACCCTATTTATCGATATCTTTCACAAGTATAGGTTTTCGGCAGCGATTGTAAAAGTAATATAGGATTGGCTTTACAACACGACGCGGTTCTAGACGAATCAATTCAATTTCGCCTTGTGGTGTAGGATGACTGGGTGCGGTGTGACCTTCAACGACACTCGTCGCGATGAGCTGAGTCAGTCTACGTTCCGGCATCCTAGGTAATGGGATGACTTACGATGCACAGAAACAGTTCGTGGTCAGTGTCAAGAATGCCATCGTTGCTCCAGTTGATCTGACGAAAGCTTAGTTCGGTACACACGTTTTGCAGATTTTGGACGACCCTTGGGTGGAATTTGTTGGGGTCATGCACCACCATGATCTCGAAGGTTTAATTCATCACAAAGTCAATTAATGGTATGTTTTCCGGCCAGAGTCAACAGAACAAGCGGTTTTGTTGTGCATGTGTTCATAAGATCGATCTTCGGATCCACTCTCAATCGCAGCATGCCCCTGCTATCGATAACAAACATGAAATAGTCTCGATACGGTGTCTTGGTGTAATTGTCATAGCATTTTATACCGTCGTAATAATCGTTCAAGAGTTTGTCGCTCACGTTGTTCGTGTCTgtgtaatcatcatcatcatcgtcgacCAATGGGGTTCTCTCAACCAAATCGTCCATTGGAATATTGCCGTAACCACCTTTGGCCAAGGTTGTTCTATTGAAGATGTAAAAACCTTCGTTCAATATATCTGCGATGTCACTGGCCTACGGACAAAAACTAAATCCTTTCCGGACATTGAGAGAACAAGTGGGGGCCAAAGCCATGCATCAGTCGGTAACCATTACCAAGAACCAgataggacaattcccacctaggacgaTTCCTACATGAAAGTAACATGAAGAACATggtacatttattcattttaacacATGTtctatataaaacaaacatgaactatCACCTTCTTCTTGACATGATTTAGTATCAGCTTTACTGATCATGTTTAATACATAACAAATGATAGCATTTTTAAGTAAGGAAGCACTATTTTGTGACATACATAAGGTTACTGTAACTTTTAATGATATtgccatgtttacatgtttactgATGTAGCGTGACCTCAAGTTCGCTACATTCTAATACTGTGGTCAACGCTTCGTAAGagataagagggtaagattctttatggataacaacttctttattgcatatgatgcgacgtttcgatatggatccttataccgttgtcaagcaagagtggagtaatacatcacagaacagacttatatacatggacagggataaagtaataacaacacgtaggtatgaatcaaaggcgggggattaacaacaacaacaatgggtggtagtaatgatgagacaataagaggaagccaataGTGGCTGTAGCTGTGACAaagtatacatggctgatagTGGAATTAGTAATGGTGGCTGGTGAGCTCTaatctgttatttttatgagttcattgtatgcagttgggatgagatatccctgatctctgttgattgaggtcTAGACACCGTCTGTTGGGGTAGTCTGTGGCGACTCACTGCAGGCGCTGCAGGCAGTCGCGATACTGTTTCCTCGATTGGGCACCTGGGGTAAGACCTTGATCTGCCAAGCACTTGCTCAATATACACATTTCTCGCTGTTATTTTAATAAATAGGTCTTCTCTTGGCACCATCTCaaaatatgtatactgtttAACAGTAGCACCCGTGCTCAAATAAACTGGTTTTATTAACATTTCATCaagtttatattttatcaaagtgAATATTGCGCAAAGTAAGAACTTCATCAAagtcagtttctttatttcagtaTGGTGGCAATTACAGAGAAAATACCTGGGTGGGgattgtcctaggtgggaacTGTCCTAAGTGGAAATtgccctaggtgggaattgtccgggtGGCATTTATCCGGGTGACAATTGTcagggtgggaattgtcctgtAACCTTATGTATAGCCACGAAACTGGAACTGGCTCATCAGATTCGCAACCAGTAACATCCCTAACAACATGgagaaatatatttccttcttGCTCAGCTGTCTGAGATTCATCAATAGCGTTCAGTTTTTCCTCTCGTCACTGACATTTTGATCAAGGCCAACGATACCTTTTCAAACACCGAGTGATACACCGACACGTTAACTCGACCTGCTGCTCAAAATGGGAGTGTACTTATATATGGAGTATATGGACTATTGGACTAAGTTCGGCGAGACGACACTATCCCCCGTGGACCGCTTTTAGTTATCATGACGTGCTCCTGCTACCGACGTGTTCAAGACGTTCAGAACGTGTTCGACCCATgaagttccggggtagaataggccttcagcaactcatgcttgccataaaaggcgagtcagcttgtcgtaagaggcgactaacgggatcgggtggtcaggctcgctgacttggttgacacatatcatcggttctcagatcgatgctcatgctgttgatcacaggattgtctggtccagactctattatttacagacgtatGAACTCGACCCACCAACATCGGCCTCGTTTTGGAATGCGCTCTTGAAGAAAATGGGCGTCAAACTGGAATTGTTCActgattacgacatgcacctattcgtTGAGAAAGACATGCACAGTGGGATTTCCAAAAAGAAACATTAGTTACATAAAGAAACTgaacattgtcaaaatattatcccagttgataaatacgataacaatgtcaaaggtacagaCAAACTTTAATgaagggatcatgagaccataacaagttgggagaatttcaattgaaaagtcaatcacaatgacgttaCGAGTTCACAAACGGGGCAAGGGTCAAACGACTCACAAGCATCGACGACCCCATCAAActtgcaaggaaggcttgtgggatggcacgccagattctctcaagttctgttgcaaggtcaaggacgttatctggcggatgaggaagacggcgtagacgtcgatccatctctTTCCAAACGTGCTCGATAGGGtagagatccggt encodes:
- the LOC137265481 gene encoding cytochrome P450 26A1-like; this translates as MMAAVCYDEAFKQLLNSVKSVNFFDVHQTPTNTCEPRQDAEVLSVDHHDGILEDISRFMLWLFLAMIVTTWLWRQYYQRAVDPRSKLPLPPGSMGFPLVGETLSFIRKGSDYFLSRRQRYGNVYKTHLMGQPTIRITGADNLRHILVGEHENLESCQPRSVKRLFGQGGVINASPDSHKIRKKILLRALAPAAIQRHVPRIQNLVRNHILDWCSKGEQFGTDICKRLAMSLAANILIGFDVDDQSLQSIINSFKTFTGNLFSLPWQLPGSGLTKGLKARQQLITEIKKRLHTETQQWSLLDELKNLDKTTTSLTADEMADKVLELWFAGNDTSSSTTNSTLLALGKDEGVRKQIEEELEENGLLSSDEELTFDSLKKLTYVGHVVKEVLRVYPPVGGGFRKVKKTMEIEGYQIPEGWHVIYSIRDTHQTTKLFDDKEEFKPERWSEMDEKIGVSGQRFHYIPFGAGARACPGDKFAMMFLKIFIVELIRTCTWELKNRNPKITYIPVAKPIDNLPVTFHLRNDVKKNVHQNV